A region of Micromonas commoda chromosome 4, complete sequence DNA encodes the following proteins:
- a CDS encoding predicted protein — protein MSDGSLSERERLVYSAKLAEQAERYDEMVESMKALCKLDSGELSIEERNLLSVGYKNVIGARRASWRILSSIEDKERAKSNEANSGQIKTYRSKVENELTSICEEILAILDNHLIVDSASDESKVFYYKMKGDYYRYLAEFLQQEDRSKVAGQANDAYAEATKIACNSAPDAGLPPTHPIRLGLALNYSVFHFEIQNKPTEACALAKQAFDDAIAELDTLSEESYKDSTLIMQLLRDNLTLWTSDINDTEEGGEGDQ, from the exons ATGTCCGACGGCTCACTCAGtgaacgcgagcgcctcgtctACTCggccaagctcgccgagcaggcCGAGCGCTATGACG AGATGGTCGAGTCCATGAAGGCTCTTTGCAAGCTCGACTCCGGCGAGCTCTCG ATCGAGGAGCGTAACCTGCTCAGCGTCGGCTACAAGAACGTgatcggcgcccgccgcgcgtcctgGCGCATCCTGAGTTCCATCGAGGACAAGGAGCGCGCGAAGAGCAACGAGGCCAACTCTGGGCAGATCAAGACGTACAGGTCTAAGGTGGAGAACGAGCTCACGAGCATCTGCGAGGAGATCCTCGCCATCTTGGACAACCACCTCATCGTGGACTCCGCGTCGGACGAGAGCAAGGTGTTCTATTACAAGATGAAGGGCGACTACTACCGCTACCTCGCGGAGTTTCTGCAGCAGGAGGATCGCTCCAAGGTGGCGGGCCAGGCGAACGACGCCTACGCCGAGGCGACCAAAATCGCGTGCAAttccgcgcccgacgccggcttGCCCCCGACGCACCCGATCCGCCTCGGTCTGGCGCTCAACTACTCCGTGTTCCACTTCGAGATTCAGAACAAGCCCACGGAGGCGTGCGCCCTCGCGAAGCaggcgttcgacgacgccatcgccgagctggACACGCTCAGCGAGGAGTCGTACAAGGACTCCACCCTCATCATGCAGCTCCTGCGCGATAACCTCACGCTCTGGACGTCCGATATCAACGATaccgaggagggcggggagGGTGATCAATGA
- a CDS encoding predicted protein: MALTVELLRARIPFIASAVFLVFALSEHLRFTSVTSVTSVTEKLKTERCQAPLLTSVVDYDLDSASQETLRMLDNYFTTLRAHSKIEFVALASSEERCERVKQRWGEACRVFHLGEYRWTKQLIGREILAMLRESRRPVVLVDTDMRVGLDPEPLLAKLSCDFGVDFAGGGEAKWNINTGFLFFAPTPVAESIATCVVDWIDLVRSDVDGAFKKYVLDTVPEDARIEGKSDVRRADATAMSFEQDVVKDCARNAVTNETEMRFSVHIARKRVAGTADFAEDVHLDVPPPGGGIGWYDGSKCNPVVRAAGEIRCATTHDKQGMLAVVRLPIYHSQMAMRADEHAAFRHCIGKEPACLYEGN, from the coding sequence ATGGCGCTCACGGTGGAGTTGCTCAGGGCGCGAATCCCTTTCATCGCTTCGGCGGTCTTTCTCGTATTCGCGCTGAGCGAGCATTTGCGATTCACATCGGTCACCTCGGTCACCTCGGTCACGGAGAAACTAAAGACCGAACGCTGCCAAGCCCCTCTGCTCACCTCGGTCGTGGACTATGACCTCGACTCCGCGTCGCAGGAGACATTACGTATGCTGGATAACTACTTCACAACGCTGCGTGCGCACTCGAAGATCGAGTTTGTGGCCCTGGCTTCGTCGGAGGAACGGTGCGAGCGGGTGAAGCAACGGTGGGGGGAGGCCTGCAGAGTATTCCACCTCGGTGAGTACCGATGGACGAAGCAGCTCATCGGTCGAGAGATTCTCGCGATGCTTCGtgagagccgccgcccggtggTGCTCGTCGATACGGATATGAGAGTGGGGTTGGACCCGGAGCCTCTGCTCGCCAAGCTCTCGTGTGATTTTGGGGTGGACTttgctggcggcggcgaggcgaagTGGAACATCAACACCGGCTTTCTGTTCTTCGCGCCtacgcccgtcgccgagtcgATCGCCACTTGCGTCGTGGACTGGATCGACCTGGTCCGatcggacgtcgacggcgcttTCAAGAAGTACGTCCTTGATACCGTGCCCGAGGACGCGAGGATCGAGGGGAAATCAGACGTCAGACGCGCGGATGCGACGGCGATGTCGTTTGAGCAGGACGTCGTCAAGGACTGCGCCCGTAACGCCGTGACTAACGAGACAGAGATGCGGTTCAGCGTACATATCGCACggaagcgcgtcgcggggacTGCGGATTTCGCAGAAGACGTACACCTGGACGTGCCGCCTCCTGGCGGAGGGATAGGATGGTACGACGGGAGCAAATGTAATCCTGTCGTGAGGGCAGCCGGCGAGATTAGGTGTGCGACAACACACGACAAGCAAGGGATGCTGGCTGTGGTCAGACTTCCCATATACCACAGTCAAATGGCGATGCGGGCGGACGAGCATGCAGCGTTTCGTCACTGTATTGGGAAAGAGCCGGCGTGTCTTTACGAAGGGAATTGA
- a CDS encoding predicted protein, which produces MAVSSSDMAAPDGNNVDAAPARPVDGALGLTAMRALAKFKTGASAESRESKRSVGAQLRAELPPGHLPDKEPVSMAKRLSRAMAKDGMTAGDRKRRAERLAELQADIDAQSEAEDRAAREAQEAKTKAVAAELEDLRAQVAALTAAKQREAEAKAAAEARAAQEASRAEAEARAAQEAARAEMEARAAEEAARAEAVARASAAAEAKLRAEAEAVARLRVEVEAKIRAEAEAKGRAEAEARAAAEARAAAAAARTEAEALAKAEAAAEKARAEAAAEKARAEAAAEALRAEVAARAAAEAKAAEQAKAAEQAKAAELARAAELARAAELAKAAELAKAAEEEAARDAANAEAEVEVDETPPTPPQESPPPSPAQNKDANEEDLSDDDDELPLHAALEHGARYELIVRILQADPEGASIFDARGELPLHVALRRNAPAEVIESLLDFHPVAITTNAPDGREPMRMALDYADRDDETAVVAVLNRTLREVGGVSHVHAVEEVAVEEVAVDPPLVGDGANRDETEEKVDGSVKVAAASPDPVGFRTPPSSRCLRESFDSAMRSGKAKESADATEDDGKMKQKKQKKRFGKRFLAGVGKGLRELAVASSAVVVGAALTKLATREMRKPRVVRKWTGALFAAKGGGGKDEADATPADFVEGWKPWFLQTIEPSRFDYDLEYVDDDDELFEEEPSGLLIPVYEYEEENDYGYGYEEEYVYEEETPSGLLIPVHVGDDYY; this is translated from the coding sequence ATGGCTGTGTCCTCGTCAGACATGGCGGCCCCGGATGGCAACAACGTCgatgccgcccccgcgcgacccgtTGACGGCGCCTTGGGACTCACCGCCATGCGAGCGCTCGCGAAGTTCAAgaccggcgcgagcgccgagtcACGCGAGAGCAAGCGGTCCGTCGGAGCCCAGCTCCGGGCAGAGCTCCCGCCTGGTCACCTCCCTGACAAGGAGCCAGTCTCGATGGCCAAACGGCTCTCGCGCGCAATGGCCAAGGATGGCATGACCGCGGGAGACCGCAAGCGCAgggccgagcgcctcgcggagtTGCAGgccgacatcgacgcccAATCGGAAGCTGAGgaccgagccgcgcgcgaggctcagGAGGCGAAAACcaaggcggtcgccgccgagctcgaggacttGAGGGCgcaggtcgccgcgctgactGCCGCCAAACAGCGCGAGGCTGAAGCtaaggctgcggcggaggcgagggccgcCCAAGAGGCTTCCAGGGCGGAAGCAGAGGCCAGGGCTGCACAGgaagccgcgcgagccgagaTGGAAGCCAGGGctgccgaggaggctgccagGGCGGAGGCTGTCGCTCGGGCCAgtgccgcggcggaggcaaAGCTCCGAGCAGAGGCGGAGGCCGTTGCCAGGCTCagggtcgaggtcgaggctAAGATCAGAGCCGAGGCTGAAGCTAAAGGCCgggccgaggctgaggccagggccgccgccgaggccagggccgccgcggcggctgcgaggACCGAGGCTGAAGCTttggccaaggcggaggctgctGCTGAGAAAGCCAGGGCAGAGGCTGCCGCTGAGAAAGCcagggcggaggctgccgcggaaGCGCTCAGGGCGGAGGTCGCCGCCAGGGCTGcagccgaggccaaggctgccgaaCAGGCCAAAGCTGCCGAACAGGCCAAAGCTGCCGAACTGGCCAGGGCTGCCGAACTGGCCAGGGCTGCCGAActggccaaggctgccgaactggccaaggctgccgaggaggaggctgctcGAGATGCTGcgaacgccgaggcggaagtcgaggtcgacgagaCACCGCCAACGCCCCCTCAGGAGTCTCCCCCACCCTCACCCGCGCAGAATAAGGATGCGAATGAGGAAGATTTgtcagacgacgacgacgaacttcccctgcacgcggcgctggagcacGGCGCTAGGTACGAACTCATAGTCCGCATCCTCCAGGCTGACCCCGAGGGCGCCTCCAtcttcgacgcgaggggcgagctGCCCCTGCACGTGGCGCTGCGCAGGAACGCGCCAGCCGAGGTGATCGAATCCCTCCTCGACTTCCACCCCGTCGCCAtcacgacgaacgcgcccgacggGAGGGAACCGATGCGGATGGCGCTCGACTacgccgaccgcgacgacgagacggcggtggtggcggtgCTGAACAGGACGCTGAGGGAGGTTGGCGGCGTCTctcacgtccacgccgtcgaggaggtcgccgtcgaggaggtcgccgtcgatccgcCCCTGGTTGGTGACGGGGCGAATCGGGACGAGACCGAGGAGAAGGTTGACGGGTCCGTgaaggtcgccgccgcgtcaccgGATCCAGTCGGGTTCCgaacgccgccctcgagcaGGTGCCTGCGGGAGAGTTTCGACTCTGCCATGCGTAGCGGCAAGGCCAAGGAGTCGGCCGACGCCACGGAGGACGATGGGAAGATGAAGCAGAAGAAGCAGAAGAAGCGATTCGGCAAGAGGTTCCTGGCGGGCGTTGGCAAGGGCCTCCGCGAGTtggcggtcgcgtcgtcggcggtggtcgtcggcgcggcgctgaccaAGCTCGCCACTCGGGAGATGAGGAAACCGCGCGTCGTCAGGAAATGGACCGGtgcgctcttcgcggcgaagggTGGCGGCGGGAAGGATGAGGCGGACGCGACTCCCGCGGACTTCGTAGAGGGGTGGAAGCCCTGGTTCCTCCAGACCATCGAGCCCTCTCGTTTCGACTACGACCTGGagtacgtcgacgacgatgacgagctGTTTGAGGAGGAACCCTCCGGCCTTCTCATACCCGTGTACGAATACGAAGAGGAGAACGATTACGGGTACGGGTACGAGGAGGAGTACGTatacgaggaggagacgccCTCTGGCCTTCTCATACCGGTTCATGTTGGCGACGACTACTACTGA
- a CDS encoding predicted protein: MNEVNPPQFIPPEGRDAATGAVSLPFEARGMTAYSSCLRGCCWSSRDLYPFGPERLEETSVRRTAQVPESLRALGIDQHEYGAMLEDAKSGLANAAPPIGLCCAGACIFTFVLAPFSMCYLLHLSSPSLSDKLIERGANRVEKAISARASRWRAVYGVETKLVRDVRYKRPRMPAGDILLSRAEARSPHMSPHDGCWESSEWVGSALTFTPPSAASMQRGS, translated from the coding sequence atgaaTGAAGTCAATCCTCCGCAGTTCATTCCTCCCGAGGGGCGCGATGCTGCCACTGGGGCGGTCTCGCTGCCTTTCGAGGCTAGAGGGATGACCGCGTACTCCTCGTGCCTACGGGGATGCTGCTGGTCATCGAGGGATCTCTACCCTTTTGGGCCAGAACGGCTCGAGGAAACGTCGGTTCGAAGGACAGCGCAGGTGCCTGAGTCGCTGAGAGCGTTGGGAATCGATCAGCACGAGTACGGAGCGAtgctcgaggacgccaaATCGGGGTTGGCGAACGCGGCTCCTCCGATTGGCCTCTGTTGCGCTGGCGCGTGCATATTCACCTTTGTGCTTGCCCCGTTCTCAATGTGCTACTTGCTCCACCTGTCGTCTCCCAGCCTCAGTGATAAACTGATCGAACGCGGTGCGAACAGAGTCGAGAAGGCGATATCGGCGCGTGCATCTAGATGGCGGGCTGTGTACGGCGTGGAGACGAAGCTCGTCCGTGACGTCCGGTACAAGAGGCCGAGGATGCCCGCTGGCGATATACTCTTGTCCAGAGCAGAAGCGAGGTCGCCACACATGTCACCTCACGACGGGTGTTGGGAGTCAAGCGAGTGGGTAGGTAGCGCGTTGACGTTTACCCCGCCGTCGGCAGCTAGCATGCAACGCGGGAGTTAG
- a CDS encoding predicted protein, translated as MADDDERSIRLYALDLSSRASTPTSSLTLTTEFAVNAGRAGASTSAHDSIPHDNHLKGARWSPDGVCLLTCGAEDNTYRVYDIPANLDDVPPASDEPIGPHGLPADRLWPALRIKERESVYDYAWYPGMTANDPGTCVFASTARSQPVHLWDAVTGSARASYVAHDHLDEPIAALSVAFASDGRRLLAGYKNAIRAWDLSRPGRDCDVYRTLEPKRRQRGGGAGGGERVGQAGLVSCIATAPAKTNGLFAAGSYGEPGVGVYHEPTGEQALVLSGGHRRGGVTHLAWSPCGNYLYTGARRDGEILCWDVRNPDVGCVYRMRRAAEGTNQRVGFDVECSGRHLVSGGTDGCLRAYDLRTGEEVGAWRASADTVSDWAFHPGSSFAAGDGGNARGWTAPRGASASGHRHFRSPADGVDASDDDGEGGDAKVESPTNALQIWSFSVAEQHPRTYPRAGLSTTTLSLFVGAAHRWMSHSGMSARVLSATPSLTRCVVEGWKTMVTVPELETSKEKSAMTLLGASLMNTYRNMSRSPLSIRLLSPSVYASIAAMSSPSSPSTWYTGAPASLRSSARNVSALRGILRFSVRHSFSLRFVHFCDASSLLYPASMTK; from the exons ATGGCGGATGACGATGAGCGGTCCATACGGCTGTACGCGCTGGACctctcgtcgcgcgcgtcgactccCACCTCGTCGCTGACCCTGACGACAGAGTTCGCGGTCAACGCGGGCAGggccggcgcgtcgacgtcggcgcacGATTCGATCCCGCACGACAACCACCTGAAGGGCGCGCGATGGTCCCCGGACGGCGTCTGCCTCCTCACTtgcggcgcggaggacaaCACGTACCGCGTGTACGACATCCCCGCTAACCTCGACGACGTACCACCCGCGTCCGACGAGCCGATAGGCCCACACGGCCTCCCCGCGGACCGGCTCTGGCCGGCGTTGAGGATCAAGGAGAGGGAATCGGTGTACGATTACGCTTGGTACCCCGGGATGACCGCGAACGACCCGGGGACGTGCGTCTTCGCCTCCACGGCCAGGTCGCAGCCCGTGCACCTGTgggacgcggtgacggggTCAGCGCGGGCGTCCTACGTGGCGCACGATCACCTCGACGAGCCaatcgcggcgctctccgtcgcgttcgcTTCAGACGGGAGGAGGCTCCTGGCCGGGTACAAGAACGCGATCCGGGCCTGGGACCTCTCCAGGCCCGGACGGGACTGCGACGTGTACCGGACGCTGGAACCTAAGCGCCGTcagcggggcgggggcgcgggcgggggcgagcgcgtcgggcAGGCGGGCCTGGTGTCGTGCAtagcgacggcgccggcgaaaACCAACGGGTTgttcgcggcgggatcctacggcgaacccggcgtgGGCGTGTACCACGAGCCCACCGGGGAGCAGGCGCTCGTGCTGAGCGGTGGGCAcaggcgcgggggcgtgaCGCACCTGGCCTGGTCGCCTTGCGGAAACTACCTGTacacgggcgcgaggagggacggCGAGATTTTGTGCTGGGACGTGAGAAACCCAGACGTCGGATGCGTCTACCGGatgagacgcgcggcggagggcacGAACCAGCGCGTCGGTTTCGACGTGGAGTGCAGCGGGAGGCACCTGGTGAGCGGCGGGACGGACGGGTGCCTCAGGGCGTACGATCTCAggacgggcgaggaggttggcgcgtggcgggcgagcgcggacacGGTGAGCGACTGGGCGTTTCACCCGgggtcgtcgttcgcggcgggggacggggggaacgcgcgcggctggacggcgccgcggggtgcgtcggcgtcggggcacAGGCACTTCAGGTCCCCCGCGGACGGAGtagacgcgagcgacgatgacggggaGGGCGGGGACGCCAAGGTGGAGtcgccgacgaacgcgctCCAGATTTGGTCGTTCAGCGTGGCGGAG CAACACCCGCGGACGTACCCCCGAGCGGGATTATCCACCACCACCCTGAGCTTGTTCGTGGGCGCGGCCCACCGTTGGATGTCGCACTCGGGCATGTCTGCGAGGGTCCTGTCGGCCACGCCGTCCTTGACGCGCTGCGTGGTGGAGGGGTGGAAGACGATGGTCACCGTGCCCGAGCTCGAGACTTCAAAGGAAAAGTCAGCCATGACCCTCTTGGGTGCGTCGTTGATGAACACGTATCGGAACATGTCTCGGTCGCCGCTGAGTATCAGGCTATTGTCTCCAAGTGTGTACGccagcatcgccgcgatgtcgtcgccgtcctcgccgtcaaCCTGGTACACGGGCGCGCCAGCTTCCCTGAGGAGCTCTGCGAGGAATGTGTCGGCGCTCAGGGGAATACTACGCTTCTCTGTTCGACACTCCTTCTCCCTGCGCTTCGTCCACTTCTGCGATGCCTCGTCGCTTTTATacccggcgtcgatgacgaaGTGA
- a CDS encoding predicted protein yields MSANGDVLRERFLATPLVTRHLMASTWIVCLLNPIFGVDDLLVASPYDIIRKGQLWRLVTSIAYVPGLINALIMSFVLYRLGSAWEQERGSIRILCYFLLAIVATNVGVCVLAILVAPLAPSVMSPAFLCGPGILSAFLVLITRSSQGYAGASVSILGLFTMPTLYFPLLLLVFFAMFGANPLESAASVGVGYAWARGYLDPVVPSDETLAAMEQWPAAAGLVRARGYVSVAAAGPTLPSTSASAGVVNVAGGTQPGRDSVNDLIAQLRDHAFAGGARSRGARDGVGAGGAGRRLGGEPAGSAAAGVGTGPAAAAAASRAPGPPPSRQQLPASVSSPGSSGASAAARAHGPSAPGGGGSAAQAQAAAVAREPTREERAEAFARAHEKRLREQRAEQSAG; encoded by the coding sequence ATGTCCGCGAATGGAGATGTGCTCCGCGAGCGGTTTCTCGCCACCCCGCTGGTCACCAGGCATCTCATGGCGAGCACCTGGATAGTTTGCCTGCTGAACCCGATATTCGGCGTCGATGATCTGCTCGTGGCCTCCCCGTACGATATCATCCGCAAGGGGCAGCTGTGGAGGCTGGTGACGTCCATCGCGTACGTCCCCGGGCTTATAAACGCGCTCATCATGTCTTTCGTGCTGTACAGGCTGGGCAGCGCGTGGGAACAGGAGAGGGGTAGCATCAGGATCCTCTGCTACTTTCTGttggcgatcgtcgcgacgaacgtGGGGGTCTGCGTCCTGGCCATTCTCgtggcgccgctcgcccctTCCGTGATGTCCCCGGCATTCCTGTGCGGACCCGGGATCTTGAGCGCGTTCCTCGTGCTCATCACGCGATCCTCCCAGGGGTACGCCGGCGCGTCAGTGTCCATCCTCGGGCTGTTTACCATGCCGACCCTCTACttccctctcctcctcctcgtgtTCTTCGCCATGTTCGGCGCGAACCCCCtggagagcgccgcgtccgtcggcgtGGGATACgcttgggcgcgggggtaCCTCGACCCGGTGGTTCCGTCCGACGAGAcgttggcggcgatggagcagtggccggcggcggcgggattAGTTCGAGCGAGGGGCtacgtctccgtcgccgcggcgggacccACGCtaccgtcgacgtccgcgtcagCAGGCGTGGTAAACGTCGCGGGAGGAACCCAGCCGGGCCGGGACTCGGTGAACGACCTGATCGCGCAGCTGAGGGATCACGCGTTCGCGGGTGGGGCGAGgtctcgaggcgcgcgggacggggttggcgcggggggggcggggcggagaCTCGGCGGGGAgccggcgggctcggcggcggcgggggtcggcacggggcccgccgccgccgccgccgcttctcGTGCGCCAGGGCCTCCGCCTTCGCGGCAGCAGCTGCCCGCGTCGGTGTCCTCGCCGGGGTCcagcggcgcgtccgccgcggcgcgagctcacggaccgtccgcgccgggtggtgggggttcggcggcgcaggcgcaggcggcggcggttgcgaGGGAGCCGACgagggaggagcgcgcggaggcgttcgcgcgggcgcacgAGAAGCGGCTGCGGGAGCAACGGGCTGAGCAGTCGGCGGGCTga
- a CDS encoding predicted protein → MPLRYRKVTVGVCAMDKKAKSKAMLEILNRLEDFPEFEIITFGDDCILNQPIEQWPKVDALISFFSDRFPLAKVQAYAQLRKPFVVNDLDKQWDLLDRRKVYRTLAENDIPVPNHIVINRNEEVKPGVMPDWSRDFEAPGFEEHEDYVELDGKRIDKPFVEKPADAENHNICIYYPHTVGGGYKALFRKVGNQASRYYPPPAPDSSKPYTPVRRDTSFIYEDFMSTGGTDVKVYTVGPNYAHAEARKSPVVDGRVQRDENGKEERFPVLLTPDEKEIARRVCLAFGQTVCGFDLLRTKGRSYVCDVNGWSFVKNSTKYFDDASVCLRAIILQAVAPEHKATMEATEAADQTTTEDDPNAEAMQQQPDESPAEQKKKGKKGQPEPPKEELRAVLAVIRHGDRTPKQKMKMRVKHEPLLQLLKKCTGDRPRKQAKLKTPARLQELLNISRVLDSPPLAQPRSSCGSKEEWEEEVEQWKQVVSILQEGGHFSGINRKAQLKPLAWEEIPEDQRKPTKDGKEGPTERVTQALLILKFGGVLTHLGKNQAEFLGRDFRMRMYPGGDPNSDGLLRLHSTYRHDLKIYSSDEGRVQITAAAFIKGLLDLETENNQLTPILASLVNKDAKLLDFVTHEVEEDILHAKQKLYNIMTDGHVKGKNKNKEYSTSDTATYDDFELSRRPPGVPEEPLKLLRLMIDLIQGLTRQLREKCFRTNVPTHMGSPTTTTWVDTLAATAPRGSMPKGGLAELKDGSVPAGGESFLLMHARWKKLEQDIYHPRKGRYDISKVPDVYDAAKYDAIHNSHLLLDGLEELYRISKRLAEGVVPNEYGTHAHSKLRIGGTIAHSLLVKLLQDMFTTRQESFNIGKPESYNNSGGKTTDGETTDAEKGESSLRRDPSGDPSNGDTLDNEEEEEDEDEKAIKEEEETELSTTRLNHRYANTVGVHSPHRHVRTRLYFTSESHIHSLLNVLKYCNLEAFTKTNPPSLVSHRLETLGGIGDLDYLTHIVFRMYECFDVPAEDPNRFRIEILLSTGIGLDPFKQN, encoded by the exons ATGCCGCTCAGGTATCGCAAGGTGACGGTGGGGGTGTGCGCCATGGACAAGAAGGCCAAGTCCAAGGCGATGCTCGAGATCCTGAACCGCCTCGAGGACTTTCCCGAGTTTGAGATTATAACCTTCGGCGACGACTGCATCCTGAACCAGCCCATCGAGCAGTGGCCCAAGGTGGACGCGCTGATCTCGTTCTTCTCCGACCGATTCCCGCTCGCCAAGGTTCAGGCGTACGCCCAGCTTCGCAAACCCTTCGTGGTGAACGACCTGGACAAGCAGTGGGATCTGTTGGACCGGCGGAAGGTGTACCGAACCCTCGCAGAGAACGACATACCCGTGCCGAATCACATCGTGATCAACCGCAACGAGGAGGTCAAGCCGGGCGTGATGCCCGACTGGTCCAGGGACTTCGAGGCGCCCGGGTTCGAGGAGCACGAGGACTACGTCGAGCTGGACGGCAAGCGCATCGACAAGCCCTTCGTGGAGaaacccgccgacgccgagaatCACAACATCTGCATCTACTACCCGCACActgtcggcggcgggtacAAGGCGCTCTTCCGGAAGGTTGGCAACCAGGCGTCCAGGTACtatcccccgcccgccccggacAGCAGCAAGCCCTACACCCCCGTGCGCAGGGACACCTCCTTCATTTACGAGGATTTCATGAGCACGGGCGGCACCGACGTCAAGGTGTACACCGTGGGTCCCAACTacgcgcacgccgaggcgagAAAGTCGCCGGTTGTGGACGGGCGGGTGCAGAGGGACGAGAACGGTAAGGAGGAGCGATTCCCCGTGCTCCTCACCCCGGACGAAAAAgagatcgcgcggcgggtgtgCCTCGCGTTCGGTCAGACGGTTTGCGGGTTCGATCTGCTGCGAACGAAGGGCCGGTCCTACGTGTGCGACGTCAACGGGTGGTCGTTTGTCAAGAACTCGACCAAGTACTttgacgacgcgagcgtgtgCCTCCGGGCGATCATCCTGCaggccgtcgcccccgaacACAAGGCCACGATGGAAGCCACCGAAGCTGCGGACCAGACGACCACCGAGGACGACCCCAACGCGGAGGcgatgcagcagcagccggATGAGTCACCCGCGGagcagaagaagaaggggaagaaggGGCAGCCGGAGCCGCCAAAGGAGGAACTTCGCGCCGTACTCGCGGTGATCAGGCACGGCGACCGCACTCCCAAGCAAAAGATGAAGATGCGGGTGAAGCACGAGCCGTTGCTGCAGCTGCTGAAGAAGTGCACCGGGGACAGGCCGAGGAAGCAGGCCAAGCTGaagacgccggcgaggctgCAGGAGCTCCTCAACATCTCCCGCGTGCT CGATTCACCCCCGCTCGCGCAGCCGAGATCCTCCTGTGGCAGCAAGGAGGAGTGGGAAGAGGAGGTTGAGCAGTGGAAGCAGGTGGTGAGCATCCTGCAGGAGGGCGGGCACTTCAGCGGCATCAACCGCAAGGCGCAGCTCAAGCCTCTGGCGTGGGAAGAGATCCCGGAGGATCAACGCAAGCCCACGAAAGACGGCAAGGAGGGTCCTACGGAGCGGGTGACGCAGGCGCTCCTGATTCTCAAGTTTGGAGGCGTCCTCACCCACCTCGGGAAGAACCAGGCTGAATTTCTCGGTCGCGACTTTCGCATGCGGATGTACCCAGGTGGCGATCCAAACAGCGacggcctcctccgcctgcaCAGTACCTATCGCCACGATCTTAAGATCTATTCGTCCGACGAAGGTCGCGTGCAGATCacagccgcggcgttcatcAAGGGTCTTCTGGATCTTGAGACAGAGAACAACCAGCTCACGCccatcctcgcgtcgctggtgAACAAGGACGCCAAGCTCCTCGACTTTGTCACGCACGAGGTTGAGGAAGACATCCTGCACGCCAAGCAGAAGCTCTACAACATCATGACCGATGGACACGTCAAAGGGAAGAACAAAAACAAGGAGTACTCCACGAGTGACACAGCCACCTACGACGACTTTGAAC TatctcggcgtccgcctggCGTTCCCGAGGAGCCCCTCAAGCTCCTCCGCCTGATGATCGACCTCATCCAGGGTTTGACCCGACAACTCCGGGAGAAGTGCTTCCGCACCAACGTCCCGACGCACATGGGCTCGCCGACCACCACCACCTGGGTggacaccctcgccgcgaccgccccgcgcgggtccatGCCCAAGGGCGGCCTCGCCGAACTGAAGGACGGATCcgtgcccgcgggcggcgagtcTTTCCTCCTCATGCACGCGCGGTGGAAGAAGCTCGAGCAGGACATCTACCACCCGAGAAAGGGGAGATACGACATATCCAAGGTGCCGGATGTGTACGATGCCGCAAAGTACGACGCCATCCACAACTCGCACCTCTTACTCGACGGACTGGAGGAGCTCTACCGCATCTCAAAACgactcgccgagggcgtcgtgcCCAACGAGTACGGCACGCACGCGCACAGTAAGCTGAGGATTGGCGGGACTATTGCGCACTCGCTCCTGGTCAAGCTGCTGCAGGACATGTTCACCACCAGGCAGGAGTCGTTCAACATCGGCAAGCCCGAGTCATACAACAACAGCGGCGGCAAGACCACGGACGGCGAGACGACAGACGCGGAGAAGGGTGAGTCGTCCCTGCGCAGGGATCCCAGCGGCGATCCTTCCAATGGTGACACCCTCGAtaacgaggaggaggaggaggacgaggacgagaaggccatcaaggaggaggaggagacggagcTGAGCACGACGCGCCTGAACCACCGCTACGCCAACACGGTTGGCGTGCACTCGCCCCATCGCCACGTGCGAACCCGCCTGTACTTCACCTCAGAATCTCACATCCACTCGCTGCTCAACGTGCTCAAGTACTGTAACCTGGAG GCGTTCACCAAGACGAACCCGCCGAGCCTCGTATCGCACAGGCTGGAGACATTGGGCGGCATCGGTGACCTGGACTATCTCACGCACATCGTGTTCCGCATGTACGAGTGCTTCGACGTTCCGGCGGAGGACCCGAACAGGTTCAGGATCGAGATTCTCCTCTCCACCGGCATCGGCCTCGACCCGTTCAAGCAGAAC